TACTAAATTATGGGCAATTAACCGGATTTGATATAACAGGGTTTTTTAACGCTTTAGAGTTTGCTACAAGCTTGCTCTGGTTCCTCAATCAGTCCCGTTTAACCAGGATGGCGTGGTTGAGTTGAGCCTCTGCTAATCGTTCAGCTTGGCTAGTAGGAATCCCAACGGTGAACTCTCCAACCCATGAGTAGTAAGCTAGTCGAGCGCGTGCCTTGGCATCAACTGCTGGGAAACCAATTTGAAGGAATAAGTCTTGTAGATAGTCCAAGCGACGTTGGTCAATCTGAGCGATCGCAGCAGCCACTCTGGCATTATTGGCTGCCCAAGTCCGCATTGCATTCTCCAGTTGACCATCATCTTCGTATGCCAGCTGAAACAATTTGAGTAACTTAGCACTGGCATCTCCACCTACCTCTTCTACCTGCTTGATAACGTCGTCAGTTTCGCGGGTTACCCACTCCTGTACCATTGCCTCCAAGAGGTCTTCTCGATTCTTGAAGTGCCAGTAAAAGCTCCCTTTTGTGACATTCATTAATTTTGCGAGAGGTTCAACTCGCACAGCTTCAATCCCACTTTCAGCTAGAACCTTCAATCCTTTAGTTATCCAGTCTTGTCGCCCTAACTTGGGGGTTATTTTTTCCATACGGCTACGTATTGACATCAGCAAAATCACTGGCTATAGTCTCACTATACGTAGCCGTATGGAGGAAGATTGACAGATCTAAACCTCGTTTCCAATAGTTGTTCGTGCAACGGCTCTAGACAACCTTAAATCCTATGGCTTCAAGCTGGAGGGATAAAAGATGGAAAAAGCAGAAATGACGCCACAGTATTTGCTTGAAATTGCAAGGGACACCATAGAGGGGGTGGAGTACTGCTTTCTCATTACGCTCAATAAATCAGGGCAGGCTAATGCTAGGCTTGTTCAACATTTTAAACCCGAAGCAGAGCTGACAATTTGGATCGGCACAAGTTCAAAATCCCGTAAAGTTCGTGAAATCCTTTATCAATGCCACACCACGTTAACTTTCCAGGACGATAGAGATTACTCCTATGTGACGCTTCTGGGGTCAGCCAGTGTGGAAACCGATCTCAATCAGAGGCAAAGATATTGGCATGATGATTCTATTGCCTATTTTCCAGCGGGACCAGGCGGCAATGACTATGTACTCATCAAATTTGTACCGTCTAGAATCGAACTAATGAATTTTACTCGCGGTGTGACACCAGAACCGTTTGGGCTGCGACCTGCGGCTTTAGCTAGAGCAGAGGAGTCTTGGGTGCTTGAGGGTAGAGGAGACTTCCGATGTTGAAAGTGAGCGGGTACTGGCTGATAGCCACAAGTATTATCCACCTTCTGGTAGGACTTTTAGTCTTCACCGAACCCCTTGCGGAAATTGCCCAAAACGGATGGTTCAATGCAGTTGCTCCTGATCCGTTTAACCCTTATTTTGATCGAGAAGATGCCTTCTGGTTCATGATGGCTATACCATTCATCTTTACAGTTGGGCAACTCTGTTTTTGGGCACAGGCTCGGCAAATTACCCTCCCCGTGTTTCTCGGTTGAACTTTGCTGGCGACTGCGACAGTTGGATGTTTTATAGAACCCATTTCAGGTTTCTGGCTGCTGATACCACCAAGTTTTCTCATCCTCGCTGCGTCACGAAAAGAGAGCCATCGACTGGCTGCACCGCTCATTGCCGTCAGCCTCCCCACAGTATCCCTGAGCATTGTTCACCTCATCACACAATTTGTATCAATGTGGGAAATTCACTTGTATTAGAGCAGGGGGTAGACGGAAAGTTTGAGACAGTTAAGCTGAGGTTGGAATTGAGGATGTCCTGGTTGCCGAGGTAGAGAAACTAACTCCGAAGACTCGCTGCAAGTTACTGATGTGAGGGGCGCGTTTACTGAAGAAAGCCTCTAAGTAACATTTTGGGTTGTGGCGACTCCACTCGAAATTGAAAATTCCTGCGTCTGCTATTAGTAACCTGAGGCAATGAGCGACGAGTTTTAATTGCTGCACATCGCGCTCGTTGAACTGGCGGGGCTGAAGCGTGCCGACGTGCAAGACGCCATTCATACCCGGCTTGAGAGGTAGTGGGACGCCGACGAGCGATCGCAGATCCTTCTGGCGCAGGACTAGGCTCACAACCTCCACTGCCGACAGGTCATCAACGATCATCGGTTCACTGCTTGCAGCAATGCGCCCAGCAACGCCTCGTCCGATTGGGATACGCACCTGTTGTACGATTTCCTCCTCGAGCCCGATTGTAGCGTGCACGGCCAGATTTGGTTGGTCTGCAACAGGCAGCAGGAGTGTGACAGTGTCTACAGACATATACTCGTGCAGCCACTCAAGCAACTTTTTGAGGTAGGTAGCACGTCTGGTTGTCGTGCAGTTGTGCTGCTCACGGACATTCCAGCCCCTATAGGGCATTGGTAAGCCAGTGTAGTCCGCCCATAATACCATATCTCAAGCCTCTAGTTATGTATGCCTACTTAAAATATAAGTTAGTTTAACAGTACCCAAAAGCTTAATAAACAATTGCCTAGAGTAGCGTTTGCGCTGAATTTCTAAAGTATCCTGAGCCAATCCCCTGATGCGTAAGCATCAATATCTACTGCATATCGTAGCCAAACAAATTCGGGTTAACTTCCCCTAGCTGCAATTCTGCTAAACCATACTCTGCCCAACGCCTTTCTACCATCGTTGCCACATCTGGATCGGATTCTAGCGGTGCACCCCACTCGTGTTCCGTTTCCGGTGGAATTTTCGTTGTCGCATCAATTCCCATCCGTCCACCCAAGCCAATTTTCTCGCTGGCAAAATCTAGGGTGTCAAATGGAGTATTAGGCAAAATGAACACATCCCGCGTGGGGTCGACTTTGGAACTAATCGCCCACACCACTTGACGCGGATCGCGGATATTAATGTCTTTATCTACCACAATCACAAACTTAGTATAAGTGAATTGTGGTAAGGCACTCCAGAAAGCCAAAGCAGCACGTCTCGCTTGTCCTGGATAGGCTTTATCAATGGAGATAATCGCCGCTTTGTAACTGAGGGCTTCCATCGGCAAGAAAAAGTCAACAATTTCTGAAACTTGTTGCCGCAGAATCGGTGTGTAGATGCGGTTAAGTGCGATCGCCATCATCGCTTCTTCTTTAGGTGGACGACCGCTAAACGTGGTCAAATAAATTGGATCTTTTCGATGAGTCATGCAATCGAACCGAATCAGCGGTGAATCCTCCACGCCGCCGTAATAGCCCATATGATCGCCAAAGGGACCATCTGACAGCACTTCCCCTGGTGTAATCGTACCTTCCAACACAAACTCGGAATCAGCAGGCACTTCCAAATCCACTGTCTTACACTTAGCCAACTGCACGCCAGAACCGCCGTATAAACCAGCAAACAGCCATTCGGACAGATCTACAGGAATCGGTGTGGCAGCTGCCATGATAATCAAGGGATCAACGCCAAGTGCGATCGCCACCTCTAACTTTTTCCCTTGTTCAGCTGCCTTCCGTAAATGCCTTGCCCCACCCCGCACGGACAACCAGTGAACGGTCATTGTATTGTGTGATTGCAGCTGTAGCCGATACACACCGACATTGGGAGTACCCGTTTCACAATCCTTGGTAATTACTAACCCTAACGTGATAATTTTGCCAGCATCACCCGGATAGGGACGAATCAACGGCAAAGAGTTCAGATCGAGTTCATCCCCAATCACAACCTGTTGGCAAGCGGGGAAAAAGTTACGCCCTGGTTTCGCTTTCAGCACATCAAACAAAACTTTGCCAAACTCCACTGCTTGGGAAATCTTCTTTGGTGGCTTCGGCTGTTGCAGCATACTCAGCTTCTTACCCAGCGTTTCCAACTCTTCTGGATGCTGCATATTCATTGCCCAGCAAATGCGTTCCACTGTTCCCATCAGGTTCACTGCTACGGGATAGGCTGACCCTTTCACGTTTTCAAACAGCAATCCAGGACCGCCTCTTTGCAGCATCCGGTTGGCAATCTCCGCAATTTCTAAATCTGGATTAACTAGGGCGCTAATCCTTCGCAATTGTCCCCTTTCTTCCAGGAGTTTTAGGAATCCCCGCAGGTCTCTCGCCATTTTTTTAAGAAACTACAGTGTTTTAAGAAGTGTGAAGCTTTCTCTTCTATTATCAACTTCCAGGTGCTCACTTATAAACGGGTGCGGTCATATCAAATCCGGTTGATTGCCCATGATTTGGCAGCCCTCACCCCGCCTCCGGCACCCCTCTCCCAAGCTTGGGAGAGGGGCAGGGGGTGAGGGCGAGATTTTACAGTCATTTAAGCGGATTTGATATCAAAACCAAATTGGTTGTTGGGTTAAGTTGCATAACAAAAAGCTTGGAGGTTAAAACTGCATCCTTCTATGGCAGTGTGACAAAAGCAATCTCAGTGTGCGATCTCCCAACCCATGAGCGGAATTGACCGGGCTATTACTCCAGATCCCCGCTCCAGCATTGTTGATCGCCATTTACCTAATACTCCCCAAGTCCAACGATTGCCCTACGACTGAAGTCGGGGGATTCTTGGCTCAACCAGTCAACTTACGTAAAAATTCCTTCGACCTATTACTAACCAGAGCATAGATTAGTTAACATAGTAGCTGTAGCCACGTCCGGAGTCTGCCATGAAACTCAAAGACGCTCGCCATCTGTCAGCCAAAGCTCAAGAAGCACTTCGCTACCGAGTGGTAAATGCAGTCGAGAGCGGTATGAGTAAATCAGAAGCAGCGCGTGTTTTCAACGTTTCGCGTACAGCAGTGCATAACTGGACAAAAGTGGTAGCTTCCAGCGGTGCGACATCGTTGAAAGCAAGAAAGCGTGGTCCTCGTGCTAGCTCACGTCTGCTCCCCCATCAAGCGGCAACAGCAGTGAGGTTAATGGAGCAAAAGTGTCCAGACGCTTTAGGATTACCATTTTACTTATGGACACGCGAAGCAGTGCAACAGTTTTTGGCTCAACGGTATGAGCTATCGGTGTCAGTGTGGACAATAGGGCGTTATCTCAAGAAATGGGGTTTTACACCACAAAAACCGCTGCGTCGGGCATACGAACAGGATCGCAAGGCAGTGCAGTACTGGTTAGAAACTGAGTATCCCCAGATTTGTCGTAAAGCCCATCAAGAAAAAGCACAAATTCACTGGGGAGACGAAATGGGAGTCCGCTCGGATTATCAAGCAGGACGTTCCTATGGACGAACTGGACAAACGCCAGTTGTGTTAGGGACAGGTAAGCGCTTTAGCTGCAATATGATTTCAACAATTACCAATCGTGGCAAGCTGTACTTCAAGTTATTCACACAACGGTTTGATGCCGCGCTCATGCTTGATTTCCTGCGGCGTTTGATTCGTCAGTGTGACCAAAAGGTGTTTCTGATTGTAGATAGTCATCCTGTGCATCGCTCTCACGTAGTTAAAAGCTGGGTTGAGCGTCATGCCGCTCGCATCCGCCTGTTTTTCTTGCCTTCTTATAGCCCTGAACTAAACCCAAATGAGCTACTCAACCATGATGTTAAAGCCAATGCTGTTGGGCGGCAACGTCCCAGAAATCAAACACAGATGATTAACAACATCCGTAGCTATTTACGTAGCACACAACGTCACCCTAACGTTGTGCAAAACTTCTTCCACGAGAAACACGTTGCTTATGCAGCTGCCTAGACTGTTCACTATTTAATGCTCTGGTTAGTAACTTTCTGTACTTATTCCTTCAAAGATTTAAGCAACTGGGTAGGACGCACAGCTTGTATTGCAGGCAAAAGACCGGGATGATGAATGAACATGTAATGCTCATACTCAAACCAATGCTTCTCACCTTTCTTTTGATTGCAAGCTCTGCAAATTACCCAAAAATTCTTAAAATCCATTGATAGCCAGGGATACTGCGCTCGAGGCAGTTTATGGTCGATTGTCCTACCACCACATTCAGAGAATTTATCTCCACAAATTGGACAGTCCCAATCTGAATGATCCCTTGCCCAATCCTGACTTTCTTGGGTAGTTCCACACTCGCTATCACCATTGATATATCGCCAGCTATCAAATTTCTTATAATCTTCAAAGTCCTGGCGAGTCAGCTTGTGATATCGCCTTTTGCCAATCTCGTCTGCTAGCTTAAATAATTCCTTAAGCTCCTTGTCCTCAAGATCCACACTATCCCTCACTAGAGTTTTGCTGTTCGGTATGTCTTTTGGTTACGTTTCTTCTGTGGCTTCTGCGCTGTCTTGTGGCTGAAGTCGATAACTTCAATCTCGGTATCAGGAAATTGTTTATCTACCAGCTCTCCAATTTCAGCAACTTCTTTAGATAGCTGCTGGTTAAACTCTTTTATTTCTTCTGAAGTAAGGTACTTATTACCAATTCGATCAGCCTCTAAGAATAATTCTTCTAGGCTCATGTCCTCAAAACGGGGTTCATCTAGAAACTCCTCAACCTTTCGGTAAAGAGTGATGACGTTATCCCAACCGGCATTCTTATAGCCATTATCTTTTAGCCATTTTTGGTCTTCCTTCTTGAGCTTGCTCCGATTTTTTGAGTTAGCGCGTTGTATCTCACCATAACTCATCCCATGAAAATCTCTTTTTTGGCTTTTTTTACTTGCCATTGGCTTGGTTCCTTAGCCTAGTGTCCATCTAAATAGCCTGATTACGGCTTTTCGAATTTCACTGTCTTCATATTGAAGAAGTGCTTTTGTATCTCTTGCTAGCCTGAGCTTGATCTGGTCAACTATATTCTTTAAATCTTTATTTTCTTTCTTCAACTGTGTATTGGCTACAGTCAGCTCGTCATTTTGAGTTGCCAAGGTCTGAATCTTAGAAGCTAAAGACCGATTTTTAGAGGATAAGCTTTGAACTTCAGCTTCAAGCTTTTTCTGTTCCTCCTCTAAAAGCTCCTTTCTTCTTTCAAGAGCTGTATTGGCTTCTTCTATAGATTCAATAGATTTCTCTAGCTGGAGATATTCCGCTTGTAAAGCTTCAAATTTACGTTCTGTCTGGTTACGTGCCCTGGCGTAATTAGCATTATTGCGTCCTAGGCTAAAGTTCTTATCAGCATAAGATTCAACGAGCTTTGTGGCGCTGGGTTCACTATAAAGAAGAGCGAGCAGCGTTTCACACTCTTCCTTGCTAAGGGGCTGACTAATGTTCTTATTAATACCAAACTTTTCTTTCAAAGCATTTTGAAGCTCATCCTTGGATGCCATTAGCTATCTCCTAAAGCATCGATAAATTGACACTTCCAGACAGGTTGAATGAAATTTACCAGCTTCATGATAGTGTTTGTCTTGAGAGGAGCATAATTCTCTACTCTATGCTCATTCTTCCCAAACCACATCCATTTAGTAAAATTTTTATATTCTCTTCATCAAAACTAGTGAATATTTGAAGTATAGCTAAATTTTAAGTATAGGAAAAAAATTTAGGGCATTGAAAAACCCGTCAGCCTCCTGCTCCAGGTTGAGGACAATTCTGCGTAAATGGTCAAAGCCGTAACGAAAAATGCTCTTGGCTTTGCGTCCATACCCAAATTCCCACAATACCCTGCAAATTGCTACAACAAGACAGTTCTAAAATGACAGTCGAACTCACGCTAACTCATTCTTTGATAGCAATTATTCTAATGCGTCTGTAATCAGCGTGCCAGGTGCTATTTCTGTATAAGTTTGGGCGCAACTTATTCTCAATATTAGCTAGCATACTCGCTTGTTTATCCACAGGAATATCTTTAAAAAAGCTGTTGGCAAACATTTTTATCCAGTTTCGTATCCCTTCTTCTCCATCCTCTAAAGGTGTTGGACGATCAAACAAAATTGCATAAATTAACTGTAAACCTTGTTTCTCTAGCAAAGTGCCATATTCCCCAATAGTGGGAAAGTACCAGGGATTTAAGTTAATGGCAGGATAACCAGCAGCTTGAATGGCGTTATTGAGGGCTGAGACGATTGATTTAACGTTGCCCTTACCGCCAAATTCAGCAACAAAACGTCCACCTGGTTTCAATGCCTGCCAAACACCAGCGACAACTTTTTCAGGTTCTGTAATCCAATGCAATACAGCATTGGAAAAAACTCCATCAAATTGTTCTTTAAACTGCAAATTTCTTCCATCTGCAACTTCAAACTTTAAATTGGGATAGTTAGCGCGTGCCTGTTCAATCATAGTTGGCGCACTATCAATACCAACAACTTCAGCTTCGCTGGTAGAAATTTTGTCAGTCAAGTAACCTGTTCCACATCCCAGATCGAGAATGCATTCTCCCCCTTGAGGAGCTAACAGTTCCACCAGTTCTGCACCAAATTCTGAGACAAAAGAATGTTTACTATCGTAGAGTTTTGCATCCCACTGGTGCTGAAATCTATAGCCATCTCAAATAGTTTTTGAACAGGCATTAGAATGAGCAGGAACCTTGAGAGATGATGCTAAGGACCTGATGGATACCCTTGAACAGTTTATCCAAAGCAATCGTAACCCTCGTGAACTCAAACGTGCCCTGGCAGTCCAGATGAGCCAGCGAGGTCATACCTATCGGGAAATCCGAGATGTGCTGCAAGTCTCGCTTGGGTTTGTCACAACTTGTTGTCAGCGGTACGAGGCGAATGGGGTTGAAGGCCTCAAATTGAACTACTGGGGAACGCAGGGCTATCTCAACCCTCAGCAAAAGCAAGAGATTCTGCAGTGGTTGGCACAAAAGGACGCGTGGCTGCTCGAAGAGGTAGTTCAGCAGATTGAGGACGCCTACGGGGTCGTTTATCGCTCTTATCAGAGCTACTACGCTTTACTCAAGCAAGCCGGATTCAGTTGGAAGAAGTCTCACTCGGCCCACCCGGACAAAGATGAGACGCAAGTGGAGGAAAAAAAACTGAAATCATGGAGTTACTGGTGCAGTGGCAGGCCGCGATTGCCAGTGGTCAAGTGCGAGTAATGTTTCTGGACGAATGCCATTTGCTGTGGGGAGATATCTGTGGCTATGGATGGAGCCGACGCAATCAACGGGTGGATATCGAGGTCAAATCAACTAAGCAACGGCAGACCTACTATGGAGCGCTGGATTATCTAACCAAGAATTTCGTTGTGCAAGAGTACAGTGCAGGCAATGAAGACAATACGATTGCATTTGTGGAGTATCTCCAGACCTGCTATGGCGCATCCACTCGGTTGATCCTGATTTGGGATGGAGCCAGCTACCATCGCTCAGGTAAGGTGCAGCAGTTCCTGGCTCAGGTGAATGCAGACCTTCCCCAAGACGAGTGGCAGATCACCTGTATTCGACTGGCTCCCAATGCCCCCCAACAAAATCCTGTCGAAGACATCTGGTTGCAAGCCAAACAGTTTATCCGCAAGTATGCTAGGCTATGCCACAAATTTAGGTCCGTCAAGCTCCTGTTTCACTTGCTGACTCATCTGCAAACCTTTGACTTTCCTAAAGCCTTTATGTATGGCTACTGTTCATGCCCTATTTAGGAGAAGTATAGTTCTTTTTATCTGGCTATCCATATATATCATCCCTCTCCTAAGAAACCGTATTTGCTTCGGGCTGAGGAATGAGTTCAAAACCTAAAGCTAGAGCCTTTTTTTGGAGGTTGTTAATAACTCGTTCTTGGTAACGTTGTTCATAATAATCCATGCCAGGATCTTGATAATTACCTCCTGTTGTCCAAAGTCGGTAGAAAATTCGTGCCAGCTTATGAGCAGTAGCAGTAATAGCTTTGGGCGTACCAAGGCGAGAACGTAAGCGACGATAAAAGGCACCTAAAGCTGAATTGCTCTTGCCAGCAGTTTGTGCCGCCATTCGGAAAGCGTTGGTAGCAGGGTTAACAACCAAGCGAGTTTGAGAACGTTTAACTTTACCACCAGTGATGCGATTGCAAGGGCAAAGACCAAGCCAGGAAGTAAAGTGTTTAACAGTTGGGAATCGGGTAGGATCTAAACCGACTTCAGAAATAATGGTTTGCACCGTCAGGATACCAAGACCATCAATAGCAGTGAAATCCACGCCACTAATTCGGTAGAGATGGGTACGTAAATCAAAAGCGGGTTCATTGCCTTGAGGTTTATTGCGGGGATGCTTTGGTTGCGAAAGCGGAGATTCGTCGAGATTAACTTTGTCGCTAAATTCAGCCAAGCACTCTTGTATTTGTCGGTCGCAAGCTGCTATCTGAGCGTGATAGACATCGTAAAGTCGTAGCTCCTGTTGAAGTACAAAAATATGCTCACTGCGATAATCACCATTTAAAGCAGCAGCAATTTCAGCTTCAGAGCGTTTAGTACGGTGATGTCTTTTAGCTGCTAAAATTTGTGGGTTTCGTTCTCCAGCAACAATTGCTCGAATAATTGTCATCCCAGTAGTACCAGTGATATCGCTAACTACTTTATGCAGTTGCACGTTCATCTGGGTTAGAACTTTCTGCATCCGTTGAACGTGAACACAAGCACTTTTGATGAGACTATCCCGATGGCGGATATAACTTCGTAATACACAAATCTGATCTTCTGGACGAAAAGAACCAGACAACAATCCGTAACTGTGCAACTGTTGCAGCCATTGACAGTCTAAAATATCAGTTTTACGTCCAGGTAAAGTTTTGACGTGATGGGCGTTGACAAGTTTGACCTCAAAGCCTCTGGTCTCCAAGATTTGAAACAACGCAATCCAATACACCCCCGTTGATTCCATTGCTACAGTTTCCACTCGACATTCAGCTAGCCAATCTGCAAGGGCATACAAGTCAGCAGTATAACAGCCAAAACGTCTGACACACTCGGATGCTCGGTCTTTTGGTACACTCACCCAGTGAAATTCTGAACCGATATCAATCCCTGCTGCATTTGGATTGATTTGTCTTAACTCAGAAGTTTCATTTGTATTTGGTTGATGGAAACGGGTTTTGGACTTTGGTGTTTTCATCATTAAAGGCTTCCTCCGAATGAGGAGTCATACTAGCAATTGTAAGTGCGCCCTGACCTGGGTTGACGGATGAATACAGTCTCCTAAACGGGATAATAGCAGTAGCCATTTCACCAATGTCATAACCGTCTCAACCCAGAACCAAGCTTCTGTACGGGCGAGAAAGCACCATTGGGGGATCGGTCTTAACTGTCAGGACACAATAAGAGTGTAGATTTTTTTGGTGTCTGTTAATTTTGTTTCTTCCATCCATAACGGACGCTATCGCTTCCGTAAACAGCTTCTATCTCTCTATCTCTTATATATAAAGGCTTACGGGTGAGTCTAGGCTGCGGAATTTGTGCGGAATCTTGCGGAATTTGTTCGCTGGAATCCTTACTGGGCATGGGGTTGAGGGTGCGGAATTTGTCTAATTCTTCCCGCATCCGCGCGGGCGCTGGCAAGATGTCCGGGAGGATTATGGCATCTTTCCGAATGCCCTCTAGTTTCTTTAATCCCTCGGGTGTAATCTGGTATCCCCCATTCCCGTGCATCTGCTTGACTATCCATTCGTTACCGTCAAGGTCGTCCCTTACGTCGTATGCCTTGGTCTTGCCGCAGCCCAATGCCTCACGTAATTGGTTGATGGTAAATGGCTTCT
This window of the Chroococcidiopsis sp. CCMEE 29 genome carries:
- a CDS encoding TetR/AcrR family transcriptional regulator, whose translation is MEKITPKLGRQDWITKGLKVLAESGIEAVRVEPLAKLMNVTKGSFYWHFKNREDLLEAMVQEWVTRETDDVIKQVEEVGGDASAKLLKLFQLAYEDDGQLENAMRTWAANNARVAAAIAQIDQRRLDYLQDLFLQIGFPAVDAKARARLAYYSWVGEFTVGIPTSQAERLAEAQLNHAILVKRD
- a CDS encoding pyridoxamine 5'-phosphate oxidase family protein, yielding MEKAEMTPQYLLEIARDTIEGVEYCFLITLNKSGQANARLVQHFKPEAELTIWIGTSSKSRKVREILYQCHTTLTFQDDRDYSYVTLLGSASVETDLNQRQRYWHDDSIAYFPAGPGGNDYVLIKFVPSRIELMNFTRGVTPEPFGLRPAALARAEESWVLEGRGDFRC
- a CDS encoding GAF domain-containing protein; the encoded protein is MVLWADYTGLPMPYRGWNVREQHNCTTTRRATYLKKLLEWLHEYMSVDTVTLLLPVADQPNLAVHATIGLEEEIVQQVRIPIGRGVAGRIAASSEPMIVDDLSAVEVVSLVLRQKDLRSLVGVPLPLKPGMNGVLHVGTLQPRQFNERDVQQLKLVAHCLRLLIADAGIFNFEWSRHNPKCYLEAFFSKRAPHISNLQRVFGVSFSTSATRTSSIPTSA
- a CDS encoding UbiD family decarboxylase, yielding MARDLRGFLKLLEERGQLRRISALVNPDLEIAEIANRMLQRGGPGLLFENVKGSAYPVAVNLMGTVERICWAMNMQHPEELETLGKKLSMLQQPKPPKKISQAVEFGKVLFDVLKAKPGRNFFPACQQVVIGDELDLNSLPLIRPYPGDAGKIITLGLVITKDCETGTPNVGVYRLQLQSHNTMTVHWLSVRGGARHLRKAAEQGKKLEVAIALGVDPLIIMAAATPIPVDLSEWLFAGLYGGSGVQLAKCKTVDLEVPADSEFVLEGTITPGEVLSDGPFGDHMGYYGGVEDSPLIRFDCMTHRKDPIYLTTFSGRPPKEEAMMAIALNRIYTPILRQQVSEIVDFFLPMEALSYKAAIISIDKAYPGQARRAALAFWSALPQFTYTKFVIVVDKDINIRDPRQVVWAISSKVDPTRDVFILPNTPFDTLDFASEKIGLGGRMGIDATTKIPPETEHEWGAPLESDPDVATMVERRWAEYGLAELQLGEVNPNLFGYDMQ
- a CDS encoding IS630 family transposase, with amino-acid sequence MKLKDARHLSAKAQEALRYRVVNAVESGMSKSEAARVFNVSRTAVHNWTKVVASSGATSLKARKRGPRASSRLLPHQAATAVRLMEQKCPDALGLPFYLWTREAVQQFLAQRYELSVSVWTIGRYLKKWGFTPQKPLRRAYEQDRKAVQYWLETEYPQICRKAHQEKAQIHWGDEMGVRSDYQAGRSYGRTGQTPVVLGTGKRFSCNMISTITNRGKLYFKLFTQRFDAALMLDFLRRLIRQCDQKVFLIVDSHPVHRSHVVKSWVERHAARIRLFFLPSYSPELNPNELLNHDVKANAVGRQRPRNQTQMINNIRSYLRSTQRHPNVVQNFFHEKHVAYAAA
- a CDS encoding HNH endonuclease signature motif containing protein, which gives rise to MDLEDKELKELFKLADEIGKRRYHKLTRQDFEDYKKFDSWRYINGDSECGTTQESQDWARDHSDWDCPICGDKFSECGGRTIDHKLPRAQYPWLSMDFKNFWVICRACNQKKGEKHWFEYEHYMFIHHPGLLPAIQAVRPTQLLKSLKE
- a CDS encoding class I SAM-dependent methyltransferase, which produces MVELLAPQGGECILDLGCGTGYLTDKISTSEAEVVGIDSAPTMIEQARANYPNLKFEVADGRNLQFKEQFDGVFSNAVLHWITEPEKVVAGVWQALKPGGRFVAEFGGKGNVKSIVSALNNAIQAAGYPAINLNPWYFPTIGEYGTLLEKQGLQLIYAILFDRPTPLEDGEEGIRNWIKMFANSFFKDIPVDKQASMLANIENKLRPNLYRNSTWHADYRRIRIIAIKE
- a CDS encoding winged helix-turn-helix domain-containing protein; the encoded protein is MDTLEQFIQSNRNPRELKRALAVQMSQRGHTYREIRDVLQVSLGFVTTCCQRYEANGVEGLKLNYWGTQGYLNPQQKQEILQWLAQKDAWLLEEVVQQIEDAYGVVYRSYQSYYALLKQAGFSWKKSHSAHPDKDETQVEEKKLKSWSYWCSGRPRLPVVKCE
- a CDS encoding IS630 family transposase — its product is MQWQAAIASGQVRVMFLDECHLLWGDICGYGWSRRNQRVDIEVKSTKQRQTYYGALDYLTKNFVVQEYSAGNEDNTIAFVEYLQTCYGASTRLILIWDGASYHRSGKVQQFLAQVNADLPQDEWQITCIRLAPNAPQQNPVEDIWLQAKQFIRKYARLCHKFRSVKLLFHLLTHLQTFDFPKAFMYGYCSCPI
- a CDS encoding IS110 family transposase; this translates as MKTPKSKTRFHQPNTNETSELRQINPNAAGIDIGSEFHWVSVPKDRASECVRRFGCYTADLYALADWLAECRVETVAMESTGVYWIALFQILETRGFEVKLVNAHHVKTLPGRKTDILDCQWLQQLHSYGLLSGSFRPEDQICVLRSYIRHRDSLIKSACVHVQRMQKVLTQMNVQLHKVVSDITGTTGMTIIRAIVAGERNPQILAAKRHHRTKRSEAEIAAALNGDYRSEHIFVLQQELRLYDVYHAQIAACDRQIQECLAEFSDKVNLDESPLSQPKHPRNKPQGNEPAFDLRTHLYRISGVDFTAIDGLGILTVQTIISEVGLDPTRFPTVKHFTSWLGLCPCNRITGGKVKRSQTRLVVNPATNAFRMAAQTAGKSNSALGAFYRRLRSRLGTPKAITATAHKLARIFYRLWTTGGNYQDPGMDYYEQRYQERVINNLQKKALALGFELIPQPEANTVS